The genomic interval CTGACCGGCATGTCGCCGTCGGCGCAGGCCTATGCCGAAGGCGCGGTGACCCGCACCCTGACCGCGCTGGAAACCAACAAGAAGCGCCCGCCGCTGCAGGCCGGGCTGGTGCTGACCGACACCCACAACGGCGACGTGCTGGCGGTGGTCGGCAGCCGCGACGTGTCGCAGCCCGGCTTCAACCGCGCGATCGAGGCGCAACGCCAGGTCGGCTCGTTGCTCAAGCCGTTCGTGTATCTGCTGGCGCTGGCGCAGCCGGACCACTACTCGCTGGCCAGCTGGGTCGACGATTCGCCGGTGACGGTGCAGCTCGCCCGCGGCAAACGCTGGACCCCGGGCAATTCCGACAACCGCAGCCACGGCACGGTGCGCGTGGTCGATGCACTCGCGCATTCGTACAACCAGGCCACGGTGCGGATCGGCATGCAGGTCGGGCCGGAGCGGGTGGCGCAGCTGATCAAGGTGCTGGCCGGGCTGGAGGCCGAGAACAATCCGTCGCTGATCCTGGGTGCGACCGACCAGAGCCCGTACGCGATGACCCAGCTGTACCAGTTCCTCGCCTCCGGCGGCGAGATCCAGCCGCTGCACGCGGTGCGCGGCGTGCTCGATCCGCAGGGCAAGCTGCTCAAGCGCTACGACAAGGCGCCGGCGCCGGCGCAGGAAGGCGATTCGGTCGCCGCCAACCTGGTCGGGCTGGCGCTGCAGCAGGTGGTCAGCAACGGCACCGCGCGGCAGCTGCTCGGCGACGGCCTGGGCAAGCTGACTCCGGCCGGCAAGACCGGTACCAGCAACGATGGCGTGGACAGCTGGTATGCCGGCTACACCGGCGATCATCTGGCGGTGATCTGGATCGGCAACGACCAGAACAAGCAGACCGGCCTGTACGGCGCCACCGGCGCGATGCGGGTGTGGTCGAACATCTTCGCGCGGCTGCCGAGTTCGCCGTTGAAGGTGCAGGGCAAGGGCATCGACTGGCAGTGGATGGACCCGGCCGGCAGCAACAGCACCGATCCCAGCTGCCCCGGCGCGCGCCAGTTCCCGTTCGTGGTCGGTTTCGCCCCGGCGTATGCGCCGTGCGCGCCGCCGCAGGCGCTGCCCGAAGAAGGCCAGCCTGCAGCGGCCGAGGGGGGCGAGGAGAGCCGCGGCGGCGGCTGGCGCAGCTGGTTCGGCCTGGACAAGAAGAAAGAAACGCCGCCCGCCGACGCGGCGTCCACCCCTCCGGCGCACTGATCCACGGATGCCTGCCATGACCCGATACGCCCCCACCGTCGCCATCGCCACGCTCAGCCTGCTGCTGGCCTCCTGCGTCAGCGCGCCGCCGCCGCCCCCGCCGCCGCCGGTGGACACCACCACTCCGGCGCAGCGCCTGGCCGCGATCGATGCCAGCGGCGGTGCCGACGACACCGAACTGAGCGTGCAGCCATTGCGCGATCCGCAGGTCGAGGACCTGCGCGACAGCGCCAAGCGCAAGCGCGCGGCCGGCGACCTGGCCGGCGCGGCGGCGGCGCTGGACCAGGCCCTGCAACTGGTGCCGGAAGACCCGGCGCTGCTGCAGGACCGCGCCGAACTGGCCTTGCTGCTGAAGGACGACGCGGGCGCCGAGGCCTTCGCCAAGCGCGCCATCGACCTGGGCTCGCAGACCGGCCCGCTGTGCCGCCGCCACTGGGCCACCATCGAGCAATCGCGCCTGGCCCGCGGGCAGAAGGAGAACGCGGCGTCCGCGCATGCGCATATCGAGGGCTGCACGGTGGCGGGGATCAAGCGCTATTGATCGGGAGCCGGGATTGGGGATTCGGGATTCGGGATTCGGGATTGGTAAAAGCGGCGGCGGTTCGATTGTTTGTGGCAGGCCTATATCGTTGCGTCGGTGGGCGCACTAAATAGCGAAACCCGACGTGCCGCTTCGCGAATCCCCAATCCCGAATCCCCAATCCCGGCCCCTTAATGTCCCTCGCCCACGCCAGCACCGAAGCCCTGAGCGAAGGCGGTGCGCTCGCCCGCCAGCTGGATGCGTTCGTGCCGCGTGCGGCGCAGCTGCGGCTAACCGCGGCCATCGCCGAGGCGTTCGAGCAGCGCGACGTGCTGCTCGCCGAGGCCGGCACCGGCACCGGCAAGACCTATGCGTATCTGGTGCCGGCGCTGCTGTCGGGATTGAAGACCATCGTCTCCACCGGCACCCGCGCGCTGCAGGACCAGCTCTACCACCGCGACCTGCCGCGGGTGCGGGCGGCGCTGGGCGTGGGCCTCAACAGCGCGCTGCTGAAGGGGCGCGCCAACTATCTGTGCAAGTACCGGCTGGAACAGGCCAAGGGCGAGCCGCGCTTCACCGCGCGCGAGCAGATCGCGCAGTTCCAGCGCATCGTCGCCTGGGGCGGGCGCACCCGCTTCGGCGACATCGCCGAGCTGGACGCGCTGCCCGACGATTCGCCGCTGCTGCCGATGGTCACCTCGACCATGGACAACTGCCTGGGCACCGAATGCCCGTTCTGGGGCGAGTGCTTCGTGGTGCAGGCGCGGCAGCGCGCGCAGGCGGCCGACGTGGTAGTGGTCAACCACCATCTGCTGCTGGCCGACCTGGCGCTGAAGCAGGAGGGCTTCGGCGAGATCCTGCCCGGCGCGCAGGCCTTCGTCATCGACGAGGCGCACCAGCTGCCGGAACTGGCGGCGAACTTCTTCGGCGAGAGCTTCGGCATGCGTCCGCTGCAGGAACTGGCGCGCGATTGCGTGGCCGAGAGCCGCCACGTCGCCGGCGCGCTGGCCAGCCTGCAGGCGCCGGTGCAGGCGCTGGAGCAGGCCTTGCGCGAACTGCGCGCGGCGATGGAAGGGCTGCCGACCCGCGGCACGCAATGGCGGCTGCTGGCCAAGCCGCAGGTGCGCGACGGTTTCGATGCGCTGCTGGCGGAACTGGCCCGGTTGCAGGAAAGCCTGGCATCGCTGCGCGAGGCCTCCCCCGGCTTCGATGCCTGCGCCGCGCGCGCGCAGGACATGCGCACGCGCCTGGGCCACTGGCTCGGCGACGACGCGCCGATCCCCGATTTCGACGCCGAGCCGGCGCCGCCGTCCAGCGACGTGCTGTGGTACGAACTGAGCGCGCGCGGCTTCCGCTGCCAGCGCACCCCGCTGGACGTGTCCGGCCCGCTGCGCCTGCACCGCGAAAAGTCGCAGGCGGCGTGGGTATTCACCTCGGCCACGCTGGCGGTGAAGGGCGATTTCGAGCACATCGCCACGCGGCTGGGCCTGAGCGATCCGATGACCTTGCTGCAGCCCAGCCCGTTCGACTGGGCGCGGCAGGCGCTGTGCTATCTGCCGGCGCTGCCGGACCCGAACGCGCGCGGCTTCGGTACCGCCTTGATCGCCGCGCTGCATCCGGTGCTGCAGGCCTCGCAGGGCCGCGCCTTCCTGCTGTTCGCCTCGCACCGCGCGCTGCGCGAAGCCGCCGAGGCGTTGCGCGACGGGCCGTGGCCGCTGTTCGTGCAGGGCGAGGCGCCGCGTGCGAGCCTGCTGCAGCGCTTCCGCGAATCCGGCAACGGCGTGCTGCTCGGCTCGGCCAGCTTCCGCGAAGGCGTGGACGTGGTCGGCGATGCGCTGAGCGTGGTGGTGATCGACAAGCTGCCGTTCGCCGCGCCGGACGATCCGGTGTTCGAGGCGCGGCTGGACGCGATCCGCCGCGACGGCGGCAACCCGTTCCGCGAGGAACAGCTGCCGCAGGCGGTGATCGCGCTGAAGCAGGGCGTGGGCCGGCTGATCCGCAGCGAGACCGACCGCGGCGTGCTGGTGCTGTGCGATCCGCGGCTGCTGTCCAAATCCTACGGCCGCACCTTCCTGGAGTCGCTGCCGCCGTTCGCGCGCACCCGCGACGTCGAGGACGTGCGCCGCTTCTTCGGCACCGACACCGCGCCGCGGGTGGACAATCACGAACAGATCGCGTCACCGCCGTTCGACTAGCCCCGCGCACGGCATCCGCTTTTGCTCCTCGCTTCGCTTTTTCGAATCCCCAATCCCGAATCCCCAATCCCGGCTTTCAATGAAAATTCTCGCCTTCGAAACCTCCACAGAAGCCCTCTCCGTCGCCGTGCATGTCGATGGCGCGGTGCGCGAGCGGTTCGAGCTCGCGCCGCGCCGCCATGCCGAACTGGCGCTGCCGTGGGCCGAGCAATTGCTCGCCGAGGCCGGCATCGCGCGCCGCCAGCTCGATGCCGTCGCCTTCGGGCGCGGCCCCGGCGCGTTCACCGGCGTGCGCCTGGCGATCGCGCTGGCGCAGGGCATCGCGCTGGCGCTGGACCTGCCGGTGTTGCCGGTGTCCACGCTGCATGCGCTCGCCTTGCGCGCGCCGGCCGACGCGCCGCAGGTGCTGGCCGCGATCGACGCACGCATGGGCGAGATCTACGCGGCGGCGTTCGTACGCGATGCCGATGGCCTGCGCGCGCTGACGCCCGAGCAGGTGCTGATCCCGGACGCATTCGTGCTGCCGCAGACGGATGCGCCCTGGCACGGCGTCGGCACCGGCTTCGCCGCCATCGACGCGGCGCTGCAGCGGCGCCTGCATGCGCAGTTGCGCAGCGTCGATGCGCAGGCGCTGCCGCATGCCACCGACGTGCTGACCCTGGCGCTGGCCGCCCATGCGCGCGGCGACGCGATCGCGCCGGAGCGCGCCGAACCGGCCTATCTGCGCGACAACGTCGCCCTGACCCTGGCTGAGCAGCAGGCGCAGCGGGCCGCACGATGAGCACCGCCGACATCGAGCGCGCGCGTTTCCGCGGCTGCCTGCTGGGCCTGGCGGTCGGCGATGCGCTGGGGACAACGCTGGAATTCAAGGCGCCCGGCAGCTTCGCGCCGATTGACGACATGGTCGGCGGCGGTCCGTTCGATCTGCAGCCGGGGCAATGGACCGACGACACCTCGATGGCGCTGTGCCTGGCGCACAGCCTGCTGTACCGCGACGGCTTCGACGCCGCGGACCAGATGAACCGCTATTGCAACTGGTACCGCCATGGCTACCTGAGCAGCACCGGCACGTGTTTCGACATCGGCAATACCGTGCGCCAGGCGCTGGAGCGCTATCTGGACGGCGGCCCGGCCTTCAGCGGCAGCGACGACCCGCGCGCGGCCGGCAACGGCTCGCTGATGCGGCTGGCACCGGTGGCGATGTACTACGCGCATCGCCCCGAGGTGGTGGCCGACCGCGCGGCGGACAGTTCGCGCACCACCCATGCCGCCGCCGAAGCGCTGGATGCCTGCCGGCTGTTCGCGTTGCAGTTGCGCGCGGCCCTGCTCGGCGCCGAGCGTGCGCAGGTGCTGCGGGTGCCGGATCTTGCCCTGGCTACGCCGGCGCTGCGTGCGCTGGCGGTGCGCGATCATGCCGCGGTGCCCGCCGCGCAGATTCGCGGCACCGGTTACGTGGTCGATGCGTTGTCGGCGGCGCTATGGTGTTTCGCGACGACCGATTGTTTCGCCGACGCGGTACTGCGCGCGGCCAACCTCGGCGACGACGCCGACACCACCGCGGCGATCTGCGGCCAGCTGGCCGGCGCTTTCTACGGCATCGACGGCATCCCCGCCGCCTGGCGCGCGCGCGTGCAGGACGCGGCGCAGATCGTGGCGCTGGCCGATCGCCTGCACCAGGCCAGCGCGGCGGCATGAACGCATGCGGGGATGCCGGCGATCGGTCGCCGGCATCCCGTACTGCGTCGAGCGCTAGCGGTCAGTAGTCGTAGCTGACGCTTAAGCGTAGCGAGCGCGGTGCCTGGCTCAGGAACGCGGCGCCATAGACCGGATCGCTCACGCCCGGGTCGCTTTCCGAATACGGATACTTCCACAGCGTGGCCTGGCTGTTGAAGACGTTGAACACGTCCAGGTTGAAGGCCAGCTTGTGGTCGGCGTATGCCGGTCGCCACGCCACGCCCAGATCGAGCTGCTTCATCCATGGCAGGCGTCCCTGGCTACCGGGAGGCGCGGCCTTGCCCTGGTAGTAGTGGTAGGCGATGCCATAGCCGGACGGATCGCTCTGGTCGGCGCCGTAGGAACCCAGCGCGCTGAACGGCGAGCCGGACACCAGCTTGAGGTTGGCCGACACCAGCCATTCGGGGGTGAACTGGTAGTAGCCGTAGAACTTGAACTGGTGGGTATGGTCGTTGCTCTGCGGGCCGTTGGTGTGCTCCATCAGCTGCGCGTAATCCCAGGCCTGGGTGGTGGACACCGCGGTCTGGCCGATGCCCGACAGCAGCTGGCCTTCGCTGGTGCCGTAGCTGCGCGACCAGGTGTAGTCGATGCGGCCGTACCAGCGCTGGTCGAACGGATGCTCCAGCGACAGGTTGAGTCCGTAGTAGTTGCGCTTGAACTTGGGGAAGCCGAGTTCGGCATTGCTCAGCGGCACGCTGACGTAGTTGCCCGAGGTGTCCACCAGGGTGAAGGTGTTGCTCTTGCCCGGATTGATCAGCCAGCAGCTGACCGGATTGCTGTCCAGGGTCACCGTATGCCCTTGCGCCGCCGCCGCGGCGAACACCGTGTCGCTGTCGCAGTAGTCGTCCACGCCGCTGCGCAGGACGCGGTAGGTGCCCTTGGCGCCGTACACCCAGCTGTCGCCCCAGGCCTTGGTGAAGCCGAGGATGAATTCGTCCTGGAACGAAGGCTTGATGCCCTGCGTGGCCACGGTCTTGGGATCGGGCAGGATGCCGTAGTTGTTGTTGGAGGAAACCGCGCCGGAGATCTGGGTCAGGTCGGTGGGATAACCGTTGGCGTCGATGCCGCCGTAGGTGTAGTAGGTCGAGGTCGCCAGCGTGGCGCCGGCGGCATTGAACGCCGGGTTCAGCGGCAGCGCCAGGTAGTAGCGGCCGGCGTTGCCGTAGACCTTGAAGCGCGCGTCGCCGTCGACGTCCCAGCTGAAGCCCAGGCGTGGCGCCCACTGTCCGCTGGTCTGCTTGATGTAGGCGTCGCCGTCGCGGTTGTAGTTGGTGAACTGGTCCAGGCGCAGGCCGAGGCTGAGCAGGAAGCGGTCGCTGATCTGCCAGTTGTCCTCGACGTACTGCGCGCGCTGCGCCGCGCGCACCGAAGCCAGCGCGCTGTAGACGTAGCGGCGCACGTAGTAGCCGTCCTCGCCGTTGGCGTAGCCGCCGGTGGCCGGCACCCCGAGTCCGGTGTTGATCGGGATGTTCGGGTTGGACTGGCCGTAGATCCAGTAATAGCCGTCGCCCGAGGCCACCGAGCCGCGGTTGAGCGCGCGTGCGTTCTGGTTGTCGATGCCGACGGTGATGCTGTGTTCGCCGATGACGTAGTTCAGGTCCAGCCGCAGGTTGTCGGTGCGGTTGCCGCGGTCGGGATCGACCAGCAGCGAGGTGGTCTGCGCGTTGGTGATCGGGGTGCCGCCGGTGTAGGCGGGATTCTCGAACGAGGTGCCGCTGAGGTAGGTCAACGCGCCGTTGTAGGTGGGGTTGCCGGTGTAGTCGTCGGTATGCTGCTTGCCGTATTGGGCGCTGAAGGTCAGGCGGTCGGTGAGGTAGCCGGTGTACTTGACGGTCCACAGGTCGCCGCCGGTCTTGGTGGTGTTGGCGCTGCCGAGCCGCGCGCCGATGTCGTAGCCGCTGTAGTCGTAGTAGGTGCCGCGGGTGATGTAGCGGCTGGAGGCGCCGGTGACTTCCAGCAGCTGGCTGTCGCTGATGTTCCAGTCGAGCTTGGCGTACCAGCTC from Xanthomonas sp. DAR 34887 carries:
- the mrcB gene encoding penicillin-binding protein 1B, whose amino-acid sequence is MPRRYDDNDTDDQDTDDLDSGASPWRRRLLTWGLAAAALGLGFLIPYTVYLNKQVTQRFGELRWQIPTRVYARPLALAPDTAMDAQTLKTELDAASYREDAGAQRPGTYQQEGSRFVIASRGYIDVDGRVAPRRVEVSLSGGRVAALRDAQTRKSLTAARLDPARIATLYGQKQEERRLVRVDEVPELLVTGLQAVEDRDFNYHHGIDLSGMVRAAWVMVRSGGKSRQGASTLTQQLARSGLLGIGKEQTLTRKFNEILYALIMEARYDKRTILEAYLNQVYLGQRGSQAIHGVASGAEFWFGRELDSLPPEQVALLIGLVKGPSYYDPRRFPERALDRRNFVLGKLRESELIDEPTYRKALAAPLGVPANPGLVAANRFPAYVDLVRRQLARDYPESALQGAGLSVLTGMSPSAQAYAEGAVTRTLTALETNKKRPPLQAGLVLTDTHNGDVLAVVGSRDVSQPGFNRAIEAQRQVGSLLKPFVYLLALAQPDHYSLASWVDDSPVTVQLARGKRWTPGNSDNRSHGTVRVVDALAHSYNQATVRIGMQVGPERVAQLIKVLAGLEAENNPSLILGATDQSPYAMTQLYQFLASGGEIQPLHAVRGVLDPQGKLLKRYDKAPAPAQEGDSVAANLVGLALQQVVSNGTARQLLGDGLGKLTPAGKTGTSNDGVDSWYAGYTGDHLAVIWIGNDQNKQTGLYGATGAMRVWSNIFARLPSSPLKVQGKGIDWQWMDPAGSNSTDPSCPGARQFPFVVGFAPAYAPCAPPQALPEEGQPAAAEGGEESRGGGWRSWFGLDKKKETPPADAASTPPAH
- the tsaB gene encoding tRNA (adenosine(37)-N6)-threonylcarbamoyltransferase complex dimerization subunit type 1 TsaB is translated as MKILAFETSTEALSVAVHVDGAVRERFELAPRRHAELALPWAEQLLAEAGIARRQLDAVAFGRGPGAFTGVRLAIALAQGIALALDLPVLPVSTLHALALRAPADAPQVLAAIDARMGEIYAAAFVRDADGLRALTPEQVLIPDAFVLPQTDAPWHGVGTGFAAIDAALQRRLHAQLRSVDAQALPHATDVLTLALAAHARGDAIAPERAEPAYLRDNVALTLAEQQAQRAAR
- a CDS encoding ATP-dependent DNA helicase — its product is MSLAHASTEALSEGGALARQLDAFVPRAAQLRLTAAIAEAFEQRDVLLAEAGTGTGKTYAYLVPALLSGLKTIVSTGTRALQDQLYHRDLPRVRAALGVGLNSALLKGRANYLCKYRLEQAKGEPRFTAREQIAQFQRIVAWGGRTRFGDIAELDALPDDSPLLPMVTSTMDNCLGTECPFWGECFVVQARQRAQAADVVVVNHHLLLADLALKQEGFGEILPGAQAFVIDEAHQLPELAANFFGESFGMRPLQELARDCVAESRHVAGALASLQAPVQALEQALRELRAAMEGLPTRGTQWRLLAKPQVRDGFDALLAELARLQESLASLREASPGFDACAARAQDMRTRLGHWLGDDAPIPDFDAEPAPPSSDVLWYELSARGFRCQRTPLDVSGPLRLHREKSQAAWVFTSATLAVKGDFEHIATRLGLSDPMTLLQPSPFDWARQALCYLPALPDPNARGFGTALIAALHPVLQASQGRAFLLFASHRALREAAEALRDGPWPLFVQGEAPRASLLQRFRESGNGVLLGSASFREGVDVVGDALSVVVIDKLPFAAPDDPVFEARLDAIRRDGGNPFREEQLPQAVIALKQGVGRLIRSETDRGVLVLCDPRLLSKSYGRTFLESLPPFARTRDVEDVRRFFGTDTAPRVDNHEQIASPPFD
- a CDS encoding TonB-dependent receptor — protein: MKKHTLLRRPGLLALALSAALAAPAALAQSTTGTVAGQAPANAQRVQVRSDSGLTREVAVDARGRYSIGQLPLGTYTVVAKGADDAVLGSREGVGLTVGAVTDVSFAAVTSLTGVTVSADRAAAAIDVSSVDSRTVINAEQLQRLPLGRSAEAIAQLAPGVAGNSGSGTYIGPTGAQLLSFGGSSAAENAYYINGFNTTDPLRGLGGLTLPYGSIDQLEVYTGGYSAKYGRSDGGVINAVGKRGSNEWHFGGQATWEPDGLRSSQKDVYAPGDGSLYRPDSKSGSTLSTQSLYAGGPLIQDKLFFFGSYELQRQDGDRFYGARETTPGEYYYDYHYRRPSWYAKLDWNISDSQLLEVTGASSRYITRGTYYDYSGYDIGARLGSANTTKTGGDLWTVKYTGYLTDRLTFSAQYGKQHTDDYTGNPTYNGALTYLSGTSFENPAYTGGTPITNAQTTSLLVDPDRGNRTDNLRLDLNYVIGEHSITVGIDNQNARALNRGSVASGDGYYWIYGQSNPNIPINTGLGVPATGGYANGEDGYYVRRYVYSALASVRAAQRAQYVEDNWQISDRFLLSLGLRLDQFTNYNRDGDAYIKQTSGQWAPRLGFSWDVDGDARFKVYGNAGRYYLALPLNPAFNAAGATLATSTYYTYGGIDANGYPTDLTQISGAVSSNNNYGILPDPKTVATQGIKPSFQDEFILGFTKAWGDSWVYGAKGTYRVLRSGVDDYCDSDTVFAAAAAQGHTVTLDSNPVSCWLINPGKSNTFTLVDTSGNYVSVPLSNAELGFPKFKRNYYGLNLSLEHPFDQRWYGRIDYTWSRSYGTSEGQLLSGIGQTAVSTTQAWDYAQLMEHTNGPQSNDHTHQFKFYGYYQFTPEWLVSANLKLVSGSPFSALGSYGADQSDPSGYGIAYHYYQGKAAPPGSQGRLPWMKQLDLGVAWRPAYADHKLAFNLDVFNVFNSQATLWKYPYSESDPGVSDPVYGAAFLSQAPRSLRLSVSYDY
- a CDS encoding ADP-ribosylglycohydrolase family protein — translated: MSTADIERARFRGCLLGLAVGDALGTTLEFKAPGSFAPIDDMVGGGPFDLQPGQWTDDTSMALCLAHSLLYRDGFDAADQMNRYCNWYRHGYLSSTGTCFDIGNTVRQALERYLDGGPAFSGSDDPRAAGNGSLMRLAPVAMYYAHRPEVVADRAADSSRTTHAAAEALDACRLFALQLRAALLGAERAQVLRVPDLALATPALRALAVRDHAAVPAAQIRGTGYVVDALSAALWCFATTDCFADAVLRAANLGDDADTTAAICGQLAGAFYGIDGIPAAWRARVQDAAQIVALADRLHQASAAA